A region of the bacterium genome:
TGCCCGACTGGGCCCGCCGGCAGATCCCCGCCGCCGGCGCCGACCGCGTCAGCGTCGAGGCGTCCGACGTCGACGCCCTGCGGGAACTGCTCGCCGCGTGCCACGCCGCCGACGTGCCCGTCCAGGCCGTCGACACCCGTCGCACCGGCCTCGAGGACATCTTCCTCGCCGCCCACGGACACCGGTCCCCGGTCGGCATTCCCGGCGAACGCGCCCCACGACCCCAAGGCGACACGGAGGTCGTCCGATGAACCGTCGCGTCACGGCCCTGGCCCTGAGCACCTTCCGCGAGACCGTCCGCGACCGGATCTTCTACCTGGTCGCCGTCTTCGGCTTCGTCATGCTGGCCAGCACGGCCGTCCTGGCGCCCATGAACGTGGGGGCCCAGGGCAAGATCATGTCCGACGTGGGCCTGGCGGCCATGGTCGTCTTCGGCCTCGTGGTCGCCGTCTTCGTGGGCAGCGCCATGGTCCGCAAGGAGATGGACAAGGGCACGATCGTCACCATCCTGGCCAAGCCGGTCGGTCGGCGCGAGTACCTGCTCGGCAAGTTCCTCGGCCTGAACCTGACCCTGGTCTCCATGCTCGCGGTGATGACCGCCCTCTTCCTGCTGATGCTGCTCATCGCGCCGGGCGCCTTCAGCCTCCGCTTCCTGGCGCCCATCTATCTCGGCTTCCTCGAGCTGATGCTGCTCAACGCGGTGGTGGTCTTCTACTCGACCTGCGTCTCGCCGATCCTCGCCGCGGTCTTCACCCTGGCCACCTTCGCCGTGGGGCACCTCAGCGAGAGCATCCGCGATTTCGGCCAGATGCAGGGCACGCCCTTCCAGCAGACCATGGCCGACGTCGTCTACTACCTGCTGCCCAATCTCGAGGTCTTCAACATGCGCGCGGCGGTGGTGCACGGCGACAGCGTGCCCCCGGAGCACCTGCTCATGGCGACGGTGTACGGCCTGAGCTGGACCGCCCTGCTGCTGCTGCTGGGCAGCGCCATCTTCGCCCGCCGGGAGCTGCGCGGATGACGGCCCTCGCCCGACACGGCACCGCGGTGCGGCTCGTGGCGACCTGCGCGCTCGTC
Encoded here:
- a CDS encoding ABC transporter permease subunit — protein: MNRRVTALALSTFRETVRDRIFYLVAVFGFVMLASTAVLAPMNVGAQGKIMSDVGLAAMVVFGLVVAVFVGSAMVRKEMDKGTIVTILAKPVGRREYLLGKFLGLNLTLVSMLAVMTALFLLMLLIAPGAFSLRFLAPIYLGFLELMLLNAVVVFYSTCVSPILAAVFTLATFAVGHLSESIRDFGQMQGTPFQQTMADVVYYLLPNLEVFNMRAAVVHGDSVPPEHLLMATVYGLSWTALLLLLGSAIFARRELRG